Proteins from a genomic interval of Pseudomonas asplenii:
- a CDS encoding gamma-butyrobetaine dioxygenase, which yields MNTVAAFADFRHYPLISALTTVQLLADQVRVSWADGRISPFHHPWLRDNCPCPQCVYTVTREQLLEIVDVSEDLAPTAARIDESGCLCIDWQDGHASRFDPGWLRAHAYDGASRAERQAGRPKSRVWDSALELPTFDYADLKADPQVLLQWLLALRDVGLTQVRGVPTEPGALAEVAKLISFIRQTNFGVLFNVQSKADADSNAYTAFNLPLHTDLPTRELQPGLQFLHCLVNDAVGGESIFVDGFAIAEALRREDPPAFRALSEIPVEFRNKDRHSDYRCLAPVIALDRLGQVSEVRMANFLRGPFDAPEAQMPVLYGAYRRFIAMTREARFRVVRRLDPGQLWCFDNRRTLHARNAFDPASGARHFQGCYVDRDELLSRILVLQRGPA from the coding sequence GTGAACACCGTCGCCGCGTTTGCCGACTTCCGCCATTATCCCCTGATCAGCGCCCTGACAACCGTGCAACTGCTGGCGGACCAGGTTCGGGTGAGCTGGGCCGATGGCCGGATCAGTCCATTTCATCACCCCTGGCTGCGGGACAACTGCCCGTGTCCGCAGTGCGTGTATACGGTGACCCGCGAGCAGTTGCTGGAGATCGTCGATGTGTCCGAGGACCTGGCACCGACGGCCGCGCGTATCGACGAATCAGGCTGCCTGTGCATCGATTGGCAGGATGGCCATGCCAGCCGCTTCGATCCGGGCTGGCTGCGGGCCCACGCCTACGATGGCGCCTCACGTGCCGAACGCCAGGCCGGCAGGCCGAAAAGCCGCGTGTGGGACAGTGCCCTGGAACTGCCGACATTCGATTACGCCGACCTCAAGGCTGACCCGCAAGTACTGCTGCAATGGCTGCTGGCCCTGCGCGACGTCGGCTTGACCCAGGTGCGTGGCGTACCCACCGAACCCGGTGCACTGGCGGAGGTGGCCAAGCTCATCTCGTTCATCCGCCAGACCAACTTCGGCGTACTGTTCAACGTGCAGTCCAAGGCCGACGCCGACAGCAACGCCTACACCGCCTTCAACCTGCCGCTGCACACCGACCTGCCGACCCGCGAACTGCAACCGGGGCTGCAGTTCCTGCATTGCCTGGTCAACGATGCCGTGGGTGGCGAAAGCATCTTTGTCGACGGTTTCGCGATCGCCGAGGCGCTGCGCCGGGAAGATCCGCCAGCCTTCCGGGCACTGAGTGAGATTCCCGTGGAGTTTCGCAACAAGGACCGCCACAGTGACTACCGCTGCCTGGCGCCGGTGATTGCGCTGGATAGACTCGGCCAGGTCAGCGAGGTGCGCATGGCGAACTTCCTGCGTGGGCCGTTCGATGCGCCCGAGGCGCAGATGCCGGTGTTGTATGGCGCTTACCGGCGCTTTATCGCCATGACCCGCGAGGCGCGCTTTCGCGTGGTGCGGCGACTCGATCCGGGCCAGTTATGGTGCTTCGACAACCGCCGCACGCTGCACGCGCGCAATGCCTTCGACCCGGCCAGCGGCGCGCGACACTTCCAGGGCTGCTATGTCGACCGGGATGAACTGCTGTCGCGCATCCTGGTGTTGCAGCGCGGGCCGGCCTGA
- a CDS encoding thioesterase family protein has product MSHLTTYTTPVLPDWVDYNGHLRDAFYLLIFSYATDALMDRLGLDSDNREATGSSLFTLELHLNYLHEVKLGAQVEVHTRIIAHDAKRLHLYHSLHLVGGDKELAGNEQMLLHVDLAGPRSAPFSEAVLERLQSLLDEQRELPPPEYIGRVIGLQEKK; this is encoded by the coding sequence ATGTCCCACCTCACCACCTACACGACCCCCGTCCTCCCGGACTGGGTCGACTACAACGGCCACTTGCGCGACGCCTTCTACCTGCTGATCTTCAGCTACGCCACCGACGCGCTGATGGACCGCCTGGGCCTCGACAGCGACAACCGCGAAGCCACCGGCAGTTCGCTGTTCACCCTGGAACTGCACCTGAACTACCTGCACGAGGTGAAGCTCGGCGCCCAGGTCGAGGTGCACACCCGGATCATCGCCCACGACGCCAAGCGCCTGCACCTCTACCACAGCCTGCACCTGGTCGGCGGCGACAAGGAACTGGCCGGCAACGAGCAGATGCTGCTCCACGTCGACCTTGCCGGACCACGCTCGGCACCGTTCAGCGAGGCCGTGCTGGAACGCCTGCAGAGCCTGCTCGATGAACAGCGCGAACTGCCACCCCCGGAGTACATCGGCCGGGTGATCGGGCTACAGGAAAAAAAATAA
- a CDS encoding L-carnitine dehydrogenase, protein MSFITDIKTFAALGSGVIGSGWVARALAHGLDVIAWDPAPGAEAALRKRIANAWGALEKQGLAPGASQDRLRFVDTIEACVKDADFIQESAPERLELKLELHARISAAAKPDALIGSSTSGLLPSEFYEGATHPERCVVGHPFNPVYLLPLVEVVGGKQTAPEAVQAAIKVYESLGMRPLHVRKEVPGFIADRLLEALWREALHLVNDGVASTGEIDDAIRFGAGLRWSFMGTFLTYTLAGGDAGMRHFMAQFGPALQLPWTYLPAPELTDKLIDDVVEGTQEQLGSHSISALERYRDDCLLAVLEAVKNTKAKHGMSFSE, encoded by the coding sequence ATGAGCTTTATCACCGACATCAAAACCTTCGCCGCCCTCGGCAGCGGTGTCATCGGCAGCGGCTGGGTCGCCCGCGCCCTCGCCCACGGACTCGACGTGATCGCCTGGGACCCGGCGCCCGGTGCCGAGGCTGCCCTGCGCAAGCGCATCGCCAACGCCTGGGGCGCCCTGGAAAAACAGGGCCTGGCCCCCGGAGCCTCGCAGGACCGACTGCGCTTCGTCGATACCATCGAGGCGTGCGTGAAAGACGCCGACTTCATCCAGGAAAGCGCCCCGGAACGCCTGGAACTGAAACTCGAACTGCATGCCAGGATCAGTGCTGCGGCCAAGCCTGACGCGCTGATCGGCTCCAGCACCTCGGGTCTGCTGCCCAGCGAGTTCTACGAAGGTGCCACCCACCCGGAACGCTGCGTGGTCGGCCATCCGTTCAACCCGGTGTACCTGCTGCCGCTGGTGGAAGTGGTCGGCGGCAAGCAGACCGCCCCCGAAGCCGTGCAGGCGGCGATCAAGGTCTATGAATCGCTGGGCATGCGTCCATTGCACGTACGCAAGGAAGTCCCGGGTTTCATCGCCGACCGCCTGCTCGAAGCGCTGTGGCGCGAGGCGCTACACCTGGTCAACGACGGTGTCGCCAGCACCGGCGAAATCGACGATGCGATCCGTTTCGGCGCCGGGCTGCGCTGGTCCTTCATGGGCACCTTTCTCACCTACACCCTGGCCGGTGGTGACGCCGGCATGCGCCACTTCATGGCTCAGTTCGGCCCGGCGCTACAACTGCCGTGGACCTACCTGCCGGCGCCGGAGCTGACCGACAAGCTGATCGACGATGTGGTCGAGGGCACCCAAGAGCAGTTGGGCAGCCACAGCATTTCGGCGCTGGAGCGCTATCGTGATGATTGTCTGCTGGCGGTACTGGAGGCGGTGAAGAACACCAAGGCCAAACATGGCATGAGTTTCAGCGAGTAA
- a CDS encoding BKACE family enzyme, translated as MNHDVIITCALTGAGDTSAKSPHVPVTPKQIAAAAVEAAKAGATVVHCHVRNPETGQFSRDVALYREVMERIREADVDIIVNLTAGMGGDLEIGAGENPMEFGPNTDLVGPLTRLAHVEELLPEICTLDCGTLNFGDGNTIYVSTPAQLRAGAKRIQELGVKAELEIFDTGHLWFAKQMMKEGLLDNPLFQLCLGIPWGAPADTTTMKAMVDNLPADAVWAGFGIGRMQMPMAAQAVLLGGNVRVGLEDNLWLDKGVLATNGQLVERATEILSRLGARVLTPAEGRAKMGLTRRG; from the coding sequence ATGAACCACGACGTCATCATCACCTGCGCACTCACCGGTGCGGGCGACACCAGCGCCAAGAGCCCGCATGTCCCGGTCACGCCCAAACAGATCGCCGCTGCGGCCGTCGAAGCGGCCAAGGCCGGTGCCACGGTGGTGCACTGCCATGTGCGCAACCCCGAGACCGGTCAGTTCAGCCGCGACGTGGCGCTGTACCGCGAAGTGATGGAGCGCATCCGTGAGGCCGACGTCGACATCATCGTCAACCTCACCGCCGGCATGGGCGGCGACCTGGAGATCGGCGCTGGCGAGAACCCCATGGAGTTCGGTCCCAACACCGACCTGGTCGGTCCGCTGACCCGCCTGGCCCATGTCGAGGAACTGCTGCCGGAAATCTGCACCCTGGATTGCGGCACCCTCAATTTCGGCGACGGCAACACCATTTATGTCTCCACCCCGGCGCAACTGCGTGCCGGTGCCAAGCGCATCCAGGAGTTGGGGGTGAAGGCCGAGCTGGAAATTTTCGACACCGGCCACCTGTGGTTCGCCAAGCAGATGATGAAGGAAGGCCTGCTCGATAACCCGCTGTTCCAGCTGTGCCTGGGCATCCCATGGGGCGCCCCGGCCGATACCACCACCATGAAGGCCATGGTCGACAACCTGCCAGCGGACGCGGTGTGGGCCGGCTTCGGTATCGGTCGCATGCAGATGCCGATGGCCGCACAAGCAGTGCTGCTGGGCGGCAACGTGCGGGTTGGCCTGGAAGACAACCTGTGGTTGGACAAGGGTGTGCTGGCAACCAACGGCCAACTGGTCGAGCGGGCTACGGAAATTCTCAGTCGCCTGGGCGCCCGCGTTCTGACTCCAGCCGAAGGGCGGGCAAAGATGGGGCTGACCCGGCGCGGCTGA
- the choX gene encoding choline ABC transporter substrate-binding protein yields the protein MKRLISRCALALTGAALLSTSVMAADQASCQNVRLGVVNWTDVIATSAMTQVLLDGLGYQVKQTSASQQIIFAGIRDQRLDLFLGYWNPLMTQTITPFVDAKQVKVLAEPSLKDARATLAVPTYLADKGLKTFADIAKFQKELGGKIYGIEPGSGANTQIKAMIAKNQFGLGKFQLVESSEAGMLAAVDRAVRRKEAVVFFGWAPHPMNVNVQMTYLSGSEGALGPDEGMATVWTVTSPNYAEQCPNINRLLTNLTFSAADESRMMQPLLDHKDPLDSARQWLKDHPQDKARWLQGVTTFDGRPAAENLQLTSQ from the coding sequence ATGAAACGACTGATCAGCCGCTGTGCTCTCGCACTCACCGGCGCCGCACTCTTGAGTACCAGCGTGATGGCCGCCGACCAGGCCTCCTGTCAGAACGTCCGCCTCGGTGTGGTCAACTGGACCGACGTGATCGCCACCAGCGCCATGACCCAGGTGCTGCTCGACGGACTCGGCTACCAGGTAAAACAGACCAGCGCCTCCCAGCAGATCATCTTCGCCGGCATCCGCGACCAGCGCCTGGACCTGTTCCTCGGCTACTGGAACCCGCTGATGACCCAGACCATCACCCCGTTCGTCGACGCCAAACAGGTCAAGGTGCTGGCCGAGCCGAGCCTCAAGGACGCCCGCGCGACTCTGGCCGTGCCCACCTACCTGGCCGACAAGGGCCTCAAGACCTTCGCCGATATCGCCAAATTCCAGAAGGAACTGGGCGGCAAGATCTACGGCATCGAACCGGGCTCGGGGGCCAACACGCAGATCAAGGCAATGATCGCCAAGAACCAGTTCGGCCTCGGCAAGTTCCAGTTGGTGGAGTCCAGCGAGGCCGGCATGCTCGCCGCCGTCGACCGCGCCGTACGACGCAAGGAAGCCGTGGTGTTCTTCGGCTGGGCACCGCACCCGATGAACGTCAACGTGCAGATGACCTACCTCAGTGGCAGCGAAGGCGCCCTGGGGCCGGACGAAGGCATGGCGACAGTCTGGACCGTGACCTCGCCGAACTACGCCGAGCAGTGCCCGAATATCAACCGGTTGCTGACCAACCTGACCTTCAGCGCCGCCGACGAAAGCCGGATGATGCAACCGCTGCTCGATCACAAGGATCCCCTCGACTCGGCCCGCCAGTGGCTCAAGGACCACCCGCAGGACAAGGCGCGCTGGCTGCAGGGCGTGACCACCTTCGATGGCCGCCCGGCCGCCGAGAACCTGCAACTGACCAGCCAGTAA